From the Gallaecimonas mangrovi genome, one window contains:
- the queF gene encoding NADPH-dependent 7-cyano-7-deazaguanine reductase QueF (Catalyzes the NADPH-dependent reduction of 7-cyano-7-deazaguanine (preQ0) to 7-aminomethyl-7-deazaguanine (preQ1) in queuosine biosynthesis): protein MPKNSLYDGAKALADLPLGKTSRYQDSYDASLLCAVPRSLNRDTLALGDTLPFVGEDIWNGYELSWLNSKGKPVVALAQFRFPATSPNLVESKSFKLYLNSFNQTRFTDTNAVKATLERDLGATAKGVATATLYRPDDIDAMPLANLSGECIDDLDIEIDNYDFNPALLDGLAGSNVVEESLVSHLLKSNCLITSQPDWGSLLVEYRGPQIDREKLLRYIISFRQHNEFHEQCVERIYTDLMRRLQPQFLLVSARYTRRGGLDINPWRASEQVTMANPRLPRQ, encoded by the coding sequence ATGCCAAAGAACTCTCTTTACGACGGTGCCAAAGCGCTTGCCGACCTGCCGCTAGGTAAAACCAGCCGCTACCAAGACAGCTACGATGCATCGCTGCTGTGTGCGGTACCTCGCAGTCTCAACCGGGACACCTTGGCACTTGGCGATACTTTGCCCTTTGTTGGCGAAGACATATGGAATGGCTATGAGCTGTCTTGGCTTAACAGTAAAGGCAAACCCGTCGTTGCCTTGGCGCAATTTCGTTTCCCGGCCACCAGCCCCAATTTAGTTGAGTCAAAGTCCTTTAAGCTTTATCTCAATAGCTTTAACCAAACCCGCTTTACTGACACCAATGCGGTAAAGGCCACCTTGGAAAGAGATCTTGGTGCAACAGCCAAAGGTGTGGCAACAGCGACGCTATACCGCCCTGACGACATTGACGCAATGCCACTTGCCAACCTCAGTGGCGAATGCATTGATGACTTGGACATTGAAATAGATAACTACGACTTCAACCCGGCGTTACTGGATGGCTTGGCTGGCAGCAACGTCGTTGAGGAAAGCCTGGTCAGCCATTTGTTAAAATCCAATTGCCTTATCACCTCGCAGCCTGACTGGGGCTCGCTGCTAGTGGAGTACCGCGGCCCACAAATCGACCGAGAAAAGTTGCTGCGCTACATCATCAGTTTTCGCCAGCACAATGAATTTCATGAGCAATGCGTTGAGCGCATCTACACCGACCTGATGCGGCGGCTACAGCCGCAGTTTTTGCTGGTATCCGCCCGCTATACTCGCCGCGGCGGCCTGGACATTAACCCGTGGCGGGCAAGTGAGCAGGTAACAATGGCCAACCCTCGCTTGCCACGCCAATAA
- the syd gene encoding SecY-interacting protein, translating to MDSLNALERLFARLPEDHSCWRYQPDPKWPSPCEGDGRWHPVKRQPGADFANVEAALGMALHPSIKAFYGHYFMEYLKVWHPRGEVQLLGAWNEEDFDRLQQNLIGHVLMKRRLKQPITLFFACTDDENFMLSIDNDSGEVVLEPVGQPAQEVLAKDLASFLDSLTENPN from the coding sequence ATGGACAGTCTCAACGCCCTTGAACGCCTTTTCGCCCGCCTGCCTGAAGATCACAGCTGTTGGCGCTATCAGCCAGACCCTAAATGGCCATCACCTTGTGAAGGTGACGGGCGCTGGCATCCGGTAAAACGCCAGCCGGGTGCGGATTTTGCCAATGTGGAAGCGGCATTAGGCATGGCCCTGCACCCCAGCATTAAAGCCTTTTATGGCCATTATTTTATGGAATACCTGAAGGTATGGCATCCGCGTGGCGAGGTGCAGCTATTAGGGGCCTGGAATGAAGAAGACTTTGACCGCTTACAGCAAAACCTGATTGGCCATGTGCTGATGAAGCGTCGATTAAAGCAACCCATAACGCTGTTTTTTGCTTGCACCGATGATGAGAATTTCATGCTGAGCATCGATAACGACAGTGGTGAAGTGGTGCTTGAGCCGGTAGGGCAGCCAGCCCAAGAGGTGCTGGCCAAGGATTTAGCCAGCTTTTTAGACAGCCTTACTGAAAATCCCAACTGA
- a CDS encoding Zn-ribbon-containing protein, whose protein sequence is MYLVEVSFELFADSQLSALEGAVMRVFDAWRHQGQVLGRELPTWVKDGALNVRVVCPEPDSLHARYLSPAGKHALSKLADAGLTQPRVKVLGRDLFSDTTAENPAPSWQLLYATFVHNCSPLRSGDSLAPIPLYRVPAIANGDHKLLLRWQDDWMACDQLQMNGVSAEQAALFELGDPKSPLGRRGHDFAKRIEYLTKIPTYYYLYRVGGESLEAEQNRLCPSCGQPWRLTEALHGIIDFKCDNCRLVSNLSWDFQ, encoded by the coding sequence ATGTATTTAGTTGAAGTCTCTTTCGAGCTGTTTGCAGATAGCCAGCTGAGTGCGTTAGAAGGCGCCGTTATGCGCGTGTTTGATGCCTGGCGACACCAAGGCCAAGTGTTAGGTCGAGAATTACCGACCTGGGTCAAGGACGGCGCATTAAATGTCCGTGTGGTTTGTCCAGAGCCCGACAGCTTACATGCACGCTACCTGTCACCCGCTGGTAAACATGCCCTTAGCAAGCTGGCTGACGCCGGTCTTACCCAGCCGCGAGTGAAAGTATTAGGGCGAGATCTGTTCTCTGATACTACCGCTGAAAACCCAGCACCTAGCTGGCAGTTACTTTATGCCACCTTTGTACACAACTGCAGCCCCCTTCGCAGTGGCGACAGCCTGGCGCCTATCCCACTTTACCGGGTGCCCGCCATTGCTAACGGCGACCACAAATTGCTATTGCGCTGGCAAGATGACTGGATGGCTTGCGACCAACTGCAAATGAACGGGGTGAGTGCTGAACAAGCAGCTCTCTTTGAGCTGGGCGACCCGAAAAGCCCGCTGGGTAGACGCGGCCATGACTTTGCCAAGCGTATTGAGTATCTAACCAAGATACCAACCTACTACTACTTGTATCGGGTGGGGGGGGAAAGCTTGGAGGCAGAACAAAACCGGCTTTGCCCCAGCTGCGGCCAACCTTGGCGATTGACCGAAGCGCTGCACGGCATTATCGACTTCAAATGTGATAACTGCCGGTTAGTGTCCAATCTCAGTTGGGATTTTCAGTAA